One Vigna unguiculata cultivar IT97K-499-35 chromosome 7, ASM411807v1, whole genome shotgun sequence genomic region harbors:
- the LOC114191710 gene encoding uncharacterized protein LOC114191710 yields MREILDISSDEEEGLEESLTVTDFKFIREMLFSSDEESDDSVKVVEIRENKPVLKSKSSVLAVEDLGGDDDDDDCVLLESDPENGVASVEEEANGSDDLLVIGEKGQIACRDFPHARYLCATLPFSSTPHEKHCKQCHCYVCDSPAPCLKWGTGALSSDHCHAISGTEPWEVQRKNFKLGLSSPLPASTNFGTSLRPGHLQRNEFVPPGVVNSSPNSVLPNQAPRSTAMCAVPALNSIPQTQAARPLINHFRTTSLPYSSVQNQVSRPINTPIMTPTPNVAMPNGASHGRLLLRNRVQPPSVPRPVLGVCSHTIQKGRGNGGSSFRPQFLRHHLVSREVDSAGNFPMANNSLHGSSGFSNSVNLIQQHHNYGTSVGFSNYRNCNEPYDACHPTNIYPQLSSQLASLSCVNQQSVASETQAYSQPLPLPNSSQGSHQTCIQVNSSAPYVVHLNSSHYGNEPQIRSQNGNFSRTTTQCGIASQDSCQPQLQQPHEQSARETAAKFSAFDPSWIDNTGQSILETSGSVGQAPIVNEFIEPLFECSQSPNSFVDFDNWLLDKDRFPELTDGVLQSELNMPSPDLFPSDVVMGLFYHDGK; encoded by the exons ATGCGTGAGATATTAGATATAAGCTCCGATGAAGAAGAGGGTTTGGAGGAGAGTCTTACTGTAACCGATTTCAAATTTATAAGAGAGATGTTGTTCTCTTCTGACGAAGAATCCGATGATTCAGTCAAGGTTGTTGAAATCCGCGAGAACAAGCCTGTGCTGAAGTCAAAGTCTTCAGTTTTGGCTGTAGAGGATTTGGGTGGCgatgacgatgatgatgatTGCGTGCTTCTGGAGAGTGACCCTGAAAACGGTGTGGCATCTGTTGAAGAGGAAGCAAATGGGTCAGATGATTTGCTTGTAATTGGGGAAAAGGGTCAG ATTGCATGCCGAGACTTTCCTCATGCGAGATATCTTTGTGCTACATTACCATTCTCTTCCACCCCTCACGAGAAGCACTGTAAGCAG TGCCACTGTTATGTATGTGACTCCCCAGCACCATGCCTGAAGTGGGGCACTGGTGCTTTGAGTTCGGATCATTGCCACGCAATTAGTGGAACTGAGCCGTGGGAAGTTCAGAGAAAAAATTTCAAGCTGGGCTTGAGTTCCCCATTACCAGCTTCAACTAATTTTGGTACTTCACTCAGACCAGGACATCTCCAGCGTAATGAATTTGTGCCTCCTGGTGTAGTTAACTCGTCTCCAAATTCTGTATTACCAAATCAAGCACCCAGATCCACTGCAATGTGTGCTGTCCCCGCACTCAACTCCATACCTCAAACCCAGGCCGCTCGACCATTAATAAATCATTTCCGCACTACCTCTTTACCATATTCCAGTGTGCAAAATCAGGTTTCTAGGCCTATTAACACCCCTATAATGACCCCAACCCCCAACGTAGCAATGCCAAATGGTGCAAGCCATGGTAGGCTTTTGTTGAGAAACAGAGTCCAACCACCCTCTGTACCAAGGCCAGTGCTGGGTGTGTGTAGTCACACCATCCAAAAGGGGCGAGGAAATGGTGGAAGCAGTTTTAGACCTCAGTTCCTTCGTCACCATCTGGTGTCCAGGGAAGTAGACAGTGCTGGGAACTTCCCGATGGCAAATAACTCCCTTCATGGATCATCTGGTTTCAGCAACAGTGTTAATCTGATACAACAACATCACAATTATGGTACATCAGTAGGATTCTCAAATTACAGAAACTGCAATGAGCCATATGATGCTTGTCACCCCACAAATATATACCCTCAGCTGAGCTCTCAACTTGCCAGCCTGAGTTGTGTTAACCAGCAGTCTGTGGCTTCTGAAACACAAGCATATAGTCAACCATTGCCCCTACCAAACAGTAGTCAGGGCTCCCATCAAACTTGTATCCAAGTAAATAGTAGTGCTCCTTATGTGGTACACCTGAATAGCAGTCACTACGGAAATGAGCCTCAAATCCGAAGTCAAAATGGAAATTTCAGTAGAACTACTACACAATGTGGAATTGCAAGTCAAGATTCTTGCCAACCACAACTACAACAACCACATGAACAGTCTGCAAGGGAGACTGCTGCAAAATTTTCAGCATTTGACCCAAGTTGGATAGACAATACTGGTCAAAGTATTCTAGAAACTTCAGGATCTGTAGGACAAGCTCCCATTGTCAACGAATTCATTGAACCCTTGTTTGAATGCTCTCAATCACCCAATTCATTTGTTGATTTTGATAATTGGCTTTTGGATAAAGACCGATTTCCGGAGTTAACAGATGGGGTTTTGCAATCTGAGCTGAATATGCCATCTCCAGATCTTTTTCCATCTGATGTGGTTATGGgtttattttatcatgatggTAAATGA